From one Polyangiaceae bacterium genomic stretch:
- a CDS encoding helix-turn-helix transcriptional regulator gives MFGDRLARLRKARGYTQTELGELLGISQRVVTYYERESGRPPGHLLPKLAEILGVSVNVLLGNEREREPVHPRHTRLWRKLREVEKLPDADRKTIVRMIDALLARQKLEKRAG, from the coding sequence ATGTTCGGGGACCGGCTAGCCCGCCTCCGCAAGGCCCGCGGCTACACCCAGACCGAGCTCGGCGAGCTGCTCGGCATCTCCCAGCGCGTCGTCACCTACTACGAGCGCGAGAGCGGCAGGCCCCCGGGACACTTGCTGCCCAAGCTCGCCGAAATCCTCGGCGTTAGCGTCAACGTGTTGCTCGGCAACGAGCGCGAGCGTGAGCCCGTCCACCCCCGCCACACCCGCCTCTGGCGCAAGCTCCGCGAGGTCGAGAAGCTCCCCGACGCCGACCGCAAGACCATCGTCCGCATGATCGACGCCCTGCTCGCTCGCCAGAAGCTCGAGAAGCGCGCGGGGTGA